The DNA segment GGCAGATCCGCGAGATCCGGGCGGTGTCCCTCGCGGGTGTGCATGACGTGAAAACCCCGGCTGCGAACCGCCTCCAGCACGCGCTGAATGGGTTCGATCGGGGCACGAGTGAGGGACAAATCGTAGCCCATTTTATCGACATAACCGCCGACGCCGCAGAAGTCGATCTGCATGTCTATGATGAGAAAAACGGTGTTCTCCGGACGAAGATCACCGTTCCAAGGCCAGGGATAAGGTTGAGCCGGGACGTAAGTTTCATTCATATGTGATGTTAGAAAACGGAAGCACGCCCGGCGAACCCACTCAGGTCCACCGGGCGCTCCCTTAACCTAGGAAATTATTCCGCGACCGCCATGCCTTCGAGGGCGCTTTCAGGCTCTGATTCCGTGGCTGTGACCGTTGATTTGCAACAGGCCAGGAGCACGCCTCCGACGGCGACGTAAGCGAGAGCGACCGAGGGCGTCTGGTTGATGCCGATGGCCTCGCCATGCATGAGTCCGAAGAAGGTGAGCACGCCGCCCGCAAAGGCAAACGCACTGGCCATCATGAACTTGCGGTCGATGATGTAAGTCGTGATCGCACCGAGGACGACTCCCGCGAGAATGGAGCCGCCACCGAGGATGGAGAGGCCGTGGTAGAACACGCCGGTCTGCGCCATCGAGGCGATCATGTCGGAAGTGACATGGTGAATGCCGGAGACTGAGCCGAGGGCGTTGTCGATTTGCAATTTACCCCAGGCGGCCAGCGACGGAACGATCGCCATGATGACGGCGGGCGCGTGTTTGTGCGGGCTTTCTTGAAACGCTTGGGAGCCGATCAACATGCCGATGTAGAGCAGAATCGGTGAGATGGCCACGACTGGAATCAGCGCAGTCATCAGCGAGATAATGCCAAACCAAGAGAGCAGAATCACCATCACGCCTGTGGCGGCGGAGTAGCCGATGCGACCGCCCATGGCCTTCCAGCCGGGGTGGCCGATGTAAACGGCGTTGATGTAAGGATTACCCATCAGACAGCCGATCAGACTGATCACGCCATCGGCGGTCAGCACGCGGGTCGTGGGATATTCATCACCGGCGGCGGAGGCGCTCACGACGTTATCCATGGCCTCGACCAGATCATAGATGCCGAAGGGAATTGCCGTGACGAGAATGACACTGAGCAAGGCCCAATTCAGCCCTCCGAAGACGAGTCCGAAGACCGGTGTTGGAGCAGAAAAACCGAACGTCGAAAACGACTGGTGCAGTGCGGCGACATTCATTCCACCGAAGTTGTAACCGAGGAGATTCGAGCCCCAAGCGATGGTGGTGCCCGCCGCGATGGCGACAAGACCAGCGGGTATGCCGCCAAATTTCACTCCACCAAACCAGCTCACGAGAATGATCGCGAAACAGACAATGCCGATGACCGGAGTCATAAACATTTCCAAGGCGGGTTTCATCGAAATGAAGCTGATCGAGACACCGGCCAGCGCGCCGAGCAGCGCGGCTTTCGGAGTGATCTTCCGAATGATCGGAGCGAGGAAACCTCCTAACATTAAAACGAAGCTCTGGATGAAGACCCAGACGAGGCCCGCCTGCCACGCTTTCATCGGATCGCCGGTGACGATCTTGATCGGCAGCATGATGACCAGCGTGACGATGAACATGTGCGGCACACTAATCCCAGAGGGCAGTGCGCAAACGTCGGTGCGTCCGGTTTTCTGGGCCAGCTTGTAGGCGAGCCACGCGTAGTAAAAGGTGCTCATGCACATCATCAACCCGGCTGCGGGTAGGATGTGTTTGAACACCATGTCGGGCGGCATTTTCAGGACGTAGAGCAGCAGGCCGCTCAAGGTTAGCAGGTTGACGAGGATGTTGGTTCCGAAGCCGAAGAGAGCATTCCAGTCTCCCGGCACCCAGATTTTTGGTTTGGCAGTGGTCATGTTAGGTTTGTGTGTTGGTGTTGGTTTTTTTGGCTGTGATAGCTATGCAAGTGCGCTGAGAATTTTTGTGGAATCCGAGACCCATCCGAAGATGCCGCCCTGGGCTTTGATCATCTTCAAACCCATCTCTTGGAACTCGGGAAAATAGGAGCCGACGCAGTCGGACGGCACGAGACATTCGTAGCCGCGATCGTTGGCCTCACGGACGGTGGTATTGACGCAGACCTCGGTGGTGACGCCGGTGACAATGAGTGAGGTGATGCCCCGATTTTGCAGAATCGCCTGCAAGTCAGTTGCAAAAAAAGCGCCCTTGCCCGGCTTGTCGATTACCGGTTCGCCGGGCAGCGGATACAACTCGGGAATGATGTCGTGCCCGGCCTCGCCGCGAATGAGAATGCGCCCCATCGGACCGATGTCGCCGATGGTGGTGGTGCCGTGGCCGCGAACTTTTTTAGCTGGTGGCAGATCCGATAAATCAGGCCGATGTCCCTCGCGGGTGTGCATCACCTGCAAGCCGGCTGCCCGCCACGCGGCGAGCAACCGGCGATTAGGTTCAATGGTTCCGCGCAACTGGGAAAGGTCGTTTCCTAACATTTCCCCAAAACCGCCCGGCTCGAGGAAGTCGCGCTGCATGTCGATGATCAGCAGGGCGCATTTGGCCGGGATGAATTCATACGCATACGGCTCGGCTTCGACGGTGACGGGCAGGGTTGGGTCCATGTTAGTTTTCCTAGTTTGGCGGACGTTCGAGTTAGAAGGATATGGTGATGCCGGTGTGGAGCTGGATCAGATCCTTGTCGCGCTTGGAGGTGGCTCCGAGCAGGACGTTGCCATCGAGCAGACCTTCATTGTTCAAGTGATAGTATTGCACGCCCGCATAGATGCCCCAGTGACCGTAGCTGGCGGGGATGAAGGTGAGGGGAGTGCTAACTTTCAACTCCGTGGAAATCACCGCCGCGCCCGAACCGCCATCGGAACCATCGAGGCGCTGGTAGAAGTCGGACGCCACGAGGTTAACAAAACTCGGCAACTCGACTTTGACCGGACCGACGTTGAAAGTCGGATCGATGCCCAGCGAGAAGTAGTAGCTGGAAGTCGCACCTAACACGACGGGCAGTTTGTCGATGTCGCGGAAATATTCCACGTATGGATTGATCGAGAATCCCTTGATGAAGTGATCGTGATAGGTCAGTTTCAGGTCGAGGTTAGTCGAGGTGTCGTAGGAATTTGTCTGGCTGTTAAACGCGGTGTAAAACGCATCGAACTGAAAGTCCTGAAATGCCTTGAAAGTGAGGCCGACGATCGGGTCAATCTCGTTCCACTGACGTGGAGTCGCGCCGGACTTGCGGGTGTGCCAGCTATTCCAGACGCCGGTGGTGAGACTAACATCGTTGAGCGGACCGGTTTTCGAGGAATAGAGATCCCAGAAAAGCAGCAGGAGCGGCTGAAAGATCAGGCCCTGGTTTTCCGTGTCGAGACCGCGCGGCGTGATGTAGTGGTCGGAGAATTCGAGTTGAATCAGTCCGTGGATTTTCAGGCCGGGTGATTCTTCGAGAATGGGCTTCGCCATTTTTTCATCGGAGATCGGGCCGGCAAGAAGCACTGGAGTGGCGGAGGCCGCCATGGCGCAGAAGGCTAGCGTTTTGGAAACAGTTTTGAACAACTTAGTCATAGGTATGTTAGTAGTGTGTGGTTTAGGCTGTGGGATTGCTCCCGGACGCTGGCTTCTTTAGCAACGCCTGTGCCACTTCTAACAAAGAAATCGAGCCGCTGATCATCAGCGACTTACAAAGAATCCTGCGGCGATGTCTTCATCGCCGACTGTTCCATTTGTTGCACTGCGCAACAGGTGCAACACCTGCTAATTCCGGCGATAGATGCGGCTGCGGTTCACTCCTAACAATCGCGCCGCCTCGGCGACGTTGCCGCCAGTTTGAGCCAGGGCACGCTCGATGAGAACCTCCTCGGCTTTCTCCAGATTCAGAGGGAGGTCGCCGACTAGAATTTTTGATTCGAGTTGCACTTCTTTCTGATGTGTAGGAGTTGCAGACAAATGGAGGTGTGCGAGTTCGATGGCGCCGCCGCCGCTAGCGATGAGGGCGCGCTCGATGAGATTTTTCAGCTCTCTAACATTGCCGGGGAAATCGCAGGCGGCGAGCGCCTTCAACGCCTCTGGGCTCAGGGCCGGAGGGCGGAGTCCCATTTCAATGGCGAAGACTTTGAGAAAGTGCGTGGCCAGCAGCGGAATGTCCTCCCGGCGCTGGCGCAACGGCGGCGTCTCCACGGTGTAGCGGGCGAGGCGGAAATAGAGGTCGCGTCGAAATGCGCCCGATCCGATCTGCGCGTCGAGGTCGGCATTGGTCGCGGCGAGCACGCGGACGTCCACTTTTTTTGCTTGCGTCGCGCCGATGGGAGTCACCAGGCCATCCTCCAGCACACGCAGTAATTTCGCCTGCAGCGTCGCGGGCATGTCGCCGATTTCGTCCAGAAACAACGTCCCGCCGTGAGCCAACTCGAAGTAGCCCTTGCGATCCGCCGTCGCTCCGGTGAACGACCCACGCAGGTGCCCGAAGAACATCGACTCGGCCAATTCATTTGGGATAGCGACGCAATTCACGGCGACGAACGGTCCTTTGGCCCGCGTGCTGTCGTGGTGAATCGCCCTCGCGACGAGTTCTTTTCCCGTGCCGCTTTCGCCGGTGATGAGCACGCTGGTGTTGGCAAATGGCTGGAGCCGCTCAATGTCGCCGAGAATCTTCCGCATTGTCTGACTTTCACCGACGAAACCCGTCATGCCCCAGCGTTCGTCCTCGCGATCGGTGATCGTGGAAAGGCGGGCGTCGGAGCGTTCGCGGCGCTCAATTTCCTGGGCCAACTCGCGGTTTTTCTGCATCAGGTCACGAGTCAGCCGGGCGATTTTTAGATGCGTCTCCACGCGAATGAGCACTTCCTCGGCTTCGAAGGGTTTCAAAATATAATCCACTCCGCCAACTCGGAACCCGTTCAGGATGCTCGCTGTTTCCGCTCGTGCCGTGATGAAAATCACCGGTATGTCGCGGGTCGCCGCATGACGCTTCAACTCGCGGCAAATTTCAAACCCGTTGCTGCCGGGCATCATCACATCGAGCAGGATGAGATCGGGAATCGCCTTCGCCGCAATCTTCAGCGCGACCTCGCCGCCGGGAGCCGTGAGCACCTCGTAACCATGCGGCTCGAGAGTGCCGGTGAGCACGTCGAGATTGGCCGGAGTGTCGTCGGCGATGAGAATTTTCTCGCTCATTCGGGTCTAACTCCGCTCGGGATTTGCGCGACGATTTTCAGGATCGTCTCCATGTCGTAACTGGCCATAAACTCGCGCAAATGCTCCGCCAGCCGCTGCTCGCGCGGGCCGAGTGCGTGGAGTTCGCGCAGGCAATTTTTCAAAACCGTCGCGCTGTGCAGCTCGGCGGCCATCATCATGCGCAACGCCAAATCTTCGGGGAGAACGATCTGCGCCAGATCCAGCGGCGGCGTGTCGGGATGTTCGGCAGTGGCGCTTTCATCGTAATCAAACTCGACTTGGAGCAGATTCTGGAGGCATTGCCAGACCTGCTCGGCGCGGATCGGTTTCCCGATAAAATCATCGCAGCCCGCCTTCAGGCAAGCCTCGCGCTCGTCCTGCAAAACCGACGCCGACATGGAGACGATGTGCAAGCCTTTGTGTCGCGCGACCAGAAGTTGCGTGGCCTCGATCCCGCTCATTCCGGGCAGCCGCATGTCCATGAAGACAATATCCGGCGTCTCCATGGCGACCGCAGCGAGTGCGGCGGGCCCGCTGTCCACCGTCCGCACTTCGCAGCCGATACTCTCCAGCATGTGCGAAATGACGGCCCGATTTTCCTCGATGTCGTCCACGACCAAGGCTCGCACCCGGCTGCCCGGCGCAAGGCTCCTAACCATCCGGCTGCGTCGCGGCTGCAACGAGCCCGCGACCGGCGTTTGCAGTGGGATGTTGAAGAAAAATGTCGAGCCCGCGCCTTCATCGGACCAGACCTCCAGCTCTCCGCCCATCAACTCGACCTGACGCCGCGCGATGGCGAGTCCGAGTCCGGTGCCGCCGCGATGAACGGCTGTCGCACCCTGATGAAACGGCTCAAAGACCGACTTCTGCAACTCCGGCGCGATGCCGATGCCGGTGTCGCGCACTTCAAACTGGCAGCGGCCTTCCTCCTGCGGCTGGATGCGCAGCGTGACCAGCCCCTGATCGGTAAATTTCACCGCGTTCCCGAGGAGATTGATCAACACCTGACGCAGTTTTCCCTCGTCGCCATCTACGATTCGCCGATCCTCGCCGCCGGTCCATTCGATGCGCAGTCCGAGGGATTTTTCCTCGCACGGCTGCTGAAACATGGCGGCCATTTCGCGCGAAAGCTCGACCAGATCAAACTCGGCGAGTTGCAGTTCCATGTGACCCGCCTCGATTTTCGAGAGGTCGAGAATTTCATTCACCAGATGGAGCAAATGCTGGCCGCTGCTGGCGATGGTGGCCACCGCATCGCGCTGAAATGCCGGCAGCGACGCCGCGCGCTGGAGAATCTGGCAATAGCCGAGAATCGCATTCATCGGGGTGCGAATTTCGTGGCTCATGTTAGCCAGAAAGAGAGATTTCGCCCGGTTTGCCGCCGCCGCCGCTTCCTCGGCTTGCTTGCGGACGCTGATCTCGCTGGTCAGCGCCTCATTGGCGCGCGCCAGTTGCTCAGTCCTTTCCTGAACGCTGATCTCCAGACTGTCGCGGGCGAGTTTCAATTCCTCCTCCGCTCGCTTGCGCTCGGCGATTTCGTTCGAGAGTTCCATCGTTTTCTCGAAGACAGAATCCTCGATTTCCTCCTGACGCCGCTGCGAGCCGCGGACCAATGACGCGCCCAGCCCCGTGCAGGCGAGGCCCGCTCCGAGCACCATCCACGACCAATGCGTCGCGCGTTGGGAAATGAATTCCGCCGAGGGCTGAAAATTAACCTGCCAGTTGCGCCCGGCAAATTCGAGATTCACGAGTTGATCGAACTCAGAGTCCGGTTTCTCCACGGGCTGACGATAAATGCTAACATCCTTCTCGCCCATATCCTGGATCGAGACGCCGAGGCCGATTTTTTGCAGCGGACTGAGGGCGCTTTCCACCAGATTGGCGATTCGGAAAACAGCGACCGCAAACCCGGCAAACGTGGCGTGATCCGTGCCCTGATAGAGCGGCAGGAAAACTAGAAAACCGGGATCGCCCTGGGCGAGTTCGATCGGAGCGGTGGCGATGGCTTTGTTAGTGTGGCGCGCGAGTTCGAGCGCGGCGCGACGGCGCTTCTCGGAGCCAACGTCGAAGCCGAAAGCGGCCTTGTTTCTCTCCAGCGTCTCAAGAAAATAGACCGGATAATATTCGTCGCGAGTCGCGGCGGTTATGAGATGATGCTCCGTTTCCTCCTCAGTAAAATGGAAGTCGGCATAGCCGTCCTGATGCGCCCTTTCCTCCCAAGCCTCGCGTTGGCCGAGCAGAACGAGCGGGTCCCAGGCGAGCCCTTGCAACTCCGGCTGCCGGAGCAATGCATCGGCCACAAAGTCATGAAATTCGGCCCGTGTGACTACTTCGCGCGCCGCATAGAAAGAGCGAATCGAGTGCAGTACTTCCATCGAGCGCAGAATCTGGCTGCGCAGAATTTCTACGCGATCCGCCGTTTGCTTTTGCACCTGCTCGTGGAGCATTTCTTTTTCCATGCGGGCGACGAGCACCCAGAGCACAACGGAAAACGCTGTGCCCGCAAGCAGGACACTCAAAAAGACGGCATGACGTCGCACGTGCGGAGTGGTAATCAGATGCGGACGGCGCGTCAATGTTAGTTTTACTGGAAGAGACGATGGAAATTATTGCGCACCGCAAGCGCGAGATCGGCGACTTCCATTCCACGAATTCGCGCCAGATGCTCGTAACACGCGACGATGTTAGCAGGATGATTCGCCCCTGACTCGAGTGTGGCTTTTGCTAAGTGATCGGGGAGGTTCATGCTCGGCGCGTCGGTTTCTACTAACAAACGCTCCAGCGGCAACTGGCGAAAGACTTCGCGCCGGGCCGCTTTTCGCTCGTGCAGAAAATGGCCGGAGAAGGAAAAATACGCGCCCATATCCAGGCACTCACGGGCGATTTCGATGGAACCCGACCAGGCGTGCAGCAAAAATCCACAGGCGGGCAGGGGATTGGTGCGGAGTATTTTCGTCAGCAGACCAAAAGCCTTCAGGCAATGAATGGTGGCGGGAATGTTTCTCTCGGCCGCCAATGTTAGCTGCCAGCGAAAAATTTCCTCCTGCGCCGCGCGATCCGGATCTTTCATCCAGAGGTCGAGTCCGATTTCGCCCAGACTCGATTGTGGCGTGGAGAGAAATTGATCGAGAGCCTTTTTCCAGTTTGCAGTGCGCCGGGCTAGAAACCACGGGTGCAATCCAAATGCAGGTCGAATCCACGGGTATTCAGCGGCCAATTCCTGAACGTGCGGCCAGTCCGCTTCCGTGGTGCCATTGACCACTGCCGCCTCCATTGGGAGTGAGGTTAGTATCGGCAGGGTTTCCGCCAGCAACGGGGCTTGCAGATGATTGTGCGCATCAATCCACATGGGCTCGAAAGGTTTGAATAACTCGCTCCAGCCCGTGCAATCGTGTGGGGCTGAGGATTTTATCGAGCCCGAGCGCTTCTAATAAAGTCGGATGAAAATCCCGCGCGTCGGCAATGTCTGCTCCGTGATAAAGCTCGACTAACAAGGCCACCAGTCCGCGGATCATGACGGAATCGGCGGCATATCGGACTTCCATTCGATTCTCGGCGACTTGCACCCGCAGCCAGACTTGCGAGGAGCAACCCCGGACCAGCCATTCGTCGCGGCGTTCCTCGGCAGCGAGCTGTCGGTCGGCGAGTTTGAAGCTAATGATGGCATTTAGCCGTTCGTGCCGGTCCTCAATGAGCGAGTAGCGCTCGATTAGTTCGCTTTGCTTTTGCAGCAGGGTCATTTGATCATTTTCAGCGCCTGCATCAAGGGCATGGGCACCGGATCATACACGGCGTTCTTGATGAAGATGGTATCGTAATTGGATGTCTGGAAATAAACGATAACGACTAACATCACGCTGAGAACAGCTTTCTGCGCCAGCGGTTTAGTTAGTGAATGGCTTAAGTCCAGCAATGGAATCGCCGCGAGATAGCAGAGCGGGAAATCCCAGATCAAGGCGTAGCGAAGATTCATTCCGTAGCGCAGATTTCCCATGATGAGATAGCTGATGAGAATGAAGCCCGTGAAATACCAGGCGGTTTTTTCTTTGGCTCGAAACATTCCTCCAATGGCTAGCAGGACAACGGCGGGCGTGGTAAGAACCAAGTCGGAGAGATAACGAAACCATGGGCCGTCTCCCGTAGCGATGGCGTAGGGCAGCACATAGGACATGCGGACGTTGAGGAGATAGGCGGTGAAGAGGGTGTCTGTGCCGCCGGCGGCTAATGTTAGGAGACAGGCTCCCAGCAATGGGCCGAGAAATGTCGCGATGAGCAGGGGCTTGGTGACGGTTCCGAGTTTGAGCCAGTGATTGGCGGCCAGAATTGCGAGAATGGCTAGATAAACAAAGGCGGCGTTTTCCTTGGTGAGTACTAGAATGGCTAGAAAGCCTGCGTAGGCAGCGAGCCAGGCTTTGCTTTTGGCGTTTTGCAGCGCTTCCCAAAGAGCCCAGATGACGAAGAAAGTGATGGTGGCAAAGAAGCCGTCGATGAGCGCACGATGCGCCATGTAGAGTTGGAGCGGGGCGAAGGTCATCAAGGTTGTAATCACCAGCGCCAGTCGTTTGCCGCCTAGTCTCCAGGCGAAAACGGCTGATCCGAGTAAGAGTAAAATGCTGGCCGCCGTGGAAATGGCGCGCACGGATTCCACGGATGAGGCGCCGGTCAGCCCGTGCCAAACGGCGGCTGACAATAAGAATGCAACTCGCGTCGGCGGCAGAAAGGCGATGGGAGCCTGTTTCTGATCGATGATATACGCATTGACCATGTCCGGATAATGCGTCCAGCCACGGTGGCCGATTTGCTCGACGTATTGGCGGTAAATATTTTCGTCGAAGCCGACGCCTTCCTGCTTTTCAAAGGAATGAATGCGCAGGTAGATCCCGATGCCGACTAACAATACGAGGATCAGCATCCAGGTGAGGGAGAGTTTTTCTGTAGTCATGGATTGCTCGAAATTTTGCTTCTAAGCTCAAGAAGCTGCTCTTGTTTGGGGTGCAGAATCAATGCTTGATCGAGGGTTTGCAGGGCTTGGGAGGGGTTTTGATTTTTCCAGTAAGCGGTGGCCAGTTGATAGGCGGCGAGGATGTTGCCGGGATCAAGCTCCAGCGACTGTGAGTAGTATGAAACT comes from the Chthoniobacterales bacterium genome and includes:
- a CDS encoding regulator; amino-acid sequence: MTTAKPKIWVPGDWNALFGFGTNILVNLLTLSGLLLYVLKMPPDMVFKHILPAAGLMMCMSTFYYAWLAYKLAQKTGRTDVCALPSGISVPHMFIVTLVIMLPIKIVTGDPMKAWQAGLVWVFIQSFVLMLGGFLAPIIRKITPKAALLGALAGVSISFISMKPALEMFMTPVIGIVCFAIILVSWFGGVKFGGIPAGLVAIAAGTTIAWGSNLLGYNFGGMNVAALHQSFSTFGFSAPTPVFGLVFGGLNWALLSVILVTAIPFGIYDLVEAMDNVVSASAAGDEYPTTRVLTADGVISLIGCLMGNPYINAVYIGHPGWKAMGGRIGYSAATGVMVILLSWFGIISLMTALIPVVAISPILLYIGMLIGSQAFQESPHKHAPAVIMAIVPSLAAWGKLQIDNALGSVSGIHHVTSDMIASMAQTGVFYHGLSILGGGSILAGVVLGAITTYIIDRKFMMASAFAFAGGVLTFFGLMHGEAIGINQTPSVALAYVAVGGVLLACCKSTVTATESEPESALEGMAVAE
- a CDS encoding isochorismatase family cysteine hydrolase, with the translated sequence MDPTLPVTVEAEPYAYEFIPAKCALLIIDMQRDFLEPGGFGEMLGNDLSQLRGTIEPNRRLLAAWRAAGLQVMHTREGHRPDLSDLPPAKKVRGHGTTTIGDIGPMGRILIRGEAGHDIIPELYPLPGEPVIDKPGKGAFFATDLQAILQNRGITSLIVTGVTTEVCVNTTVREANDRGYECLVPSDCVGSYFPEFQEMGLKMIKAQGGIFGWVSDSTKILSALA
- a CDS encoding sigma-54 dependent transcriptional regulator — protein: MSEKILIADDTPANLDVLTGTLEPHGYEVLTAPGGEVALKIAAKAIPDLILLDVMMPGSNGFEICRELKRHAATRDIPVIFITARAETASILNGFRVGGVDYILKPFEAEEVLIRVETHLKIARLTRDLMQKNRELAQEIERRERSDARLSTITDREDERWGMTGFVGESQTMRKILGDIERLQPFANTSVLITGESGTGKELVARAIHHDSTRAKGPFVAVNCVAIPNELAESMFFGHLRGSFTGATADRKGYFELAHGGTLFLDEIGDMPATLQAKLLRVLEDGLVTPIGATQAKKVDVRVLAATNADLDAQIGSGAFRRDLYFRLARYTVETPPLRQRREDIPLLATHFLKVFAIEMGLRPPALSPEALKALAACDFPGNVRELKNLIERALIASGGGAIELAHLHLSATPTHQKEVQLESKILVGDLPLNLEKAEEVLIERALAQTGGNVAEAARLLGVNRSRIYRRN
- a CDS encoding CHASE domain-containing protein, which gives rise to MRRHAVFLSVLLAGTAFSVVLWVLVARMEKEMLHEQVQKQTADRVEILRSQILRSMEVLHSIRSFYAAREVVTRAEFHDFVADALLRQPELQGLAWDPLVLLGQREAWEERAHQDGYADFHFTEEETEHHLITAATRDEYYPVYFLETLERNKAAFGFDVGSEKRRRAALELARHTNKAIATAPIELAQGDPGFLVFLPLYQGTDHATFAGFAVAVFRIANLVESALSPLQKIGLGVSIQDMGEKDVSIYRQPVEKPDSEFDQLVNLEFAGRNWQVNFQPSAEFISQRATHWSWMVLGAGLACTGLGASLVRGSQRRQEEIEDSVFEKTMELSNEIAERKRAEEELKLARDSLEISVQERTEQLARANEALTSEISVRKQAEEAAAAANRAKSLFLANMSHEIRTPMNAILGYCQILQRAASLPAFQRDAVATIASSGQHLLHLVNEILDLSKIEAGHMELQLAEFDLVELSREMAAMFQQPCEEKSLGLRIEWTGGEDRRIVDGDEGKLRQVLINLLGNAVKFTDQGLVTLRIQPQEEGRCQFEVRDTGIGIAPELQKSVFEPFHQGATAVHRGGTGLGLAIARRQVELMGGELEVWSDEGAGSTFFFNIPLQTPVAGSLQPRRSRMVRSLAPGSRVRALVVDDIEENRAVISHMLESIGCEVRTVDSGPAALAAVAMETPDIVFMDMRLPGMSGIEATQLLVARHKGLHIVSMSASVLQDEREACLKAGCDDFIGKPIRAEQVWQCLQNLLQVEFDYDESATAEHPDTPPLDLAQIVLPEDLALRMMMAAELHSATVLKNCLRELHALGPREQRLAEHLREFMASYDMETILKIVAQIPSGVRPE
- a CDS encoding TatD family hydrolase; translated protein: MWIDAHNHLQAPLLAETLPILTSLPMEAAVVNGTTEADWPHVQELAAEYPWIRPAFGLHPWFLARRTANWKKALDQFLSTPQSSLGEIGLDLWMKDPDRAAQEEIFRWQLTLAAERNIPATIHCLKAFGLLTKILRTNPLPACGFLLHAWSGSIEIARECLDMGAYFSFSGHFLHERKAARREVFRQLPLERLLVETDAPSMNLPDHLAKATLESGANHPANIVACYEHLARIRGMEVADLALAVRNNFHRLFQ
- a CDS encoding SufE family protein; this encodes MTLLQKQSELIERYSLIEDRHERLNAIISFKLADRQLAAEERRDEWLVRGCSSQVWLRVQVAENRMEVRYAADSVMIRGLVALLVELYHGADIADARDFHPTLLEALGLDKILSPTRLHGLERVIQTFRAHVD
- a CDS encoding glycosyltransferase family 39 protein, producing the protein MTTEKLSLTWMLILVLLVGIGIYLRIHSFEKQEGVGFDENIYRQYVEQIGHRGWTHYPDMVNAYIIDQKQAPIAFLPPTRVAFLLSAAVWHGLTGASSVESVRAISTAASILLLLGSAVFAWRLGGKRLALVITTLMTFAPLQLYMAHRALIDGFFATITFFVIWALWEALQNAKSKAWLAAYAGFLAILVLTKENAAFVYLAILAILAANHWLKLGTVTKPLLIATFLGPLLGACLLTLAAGGTDTLFTAYLLNVRMSYVLPYAIATGDGPWFRYLSDLVLTTPAVVLLAIGGMFRAKEKTAWYFTGFILISYLIMGNLRYGMNLRYALIWDFPLCYLAAIPLLDLSHSLTKPLAQKAVLSVMLVVIVYFQTSNYDTIFIKNAVYDPVPMPLMQALKMIK